The genomic region gacgaactagcaaacaaaaacagaaaaggcggccatgcgatcgcatggcaaaaacactgaaaactcatgcgatcgcatgagctacagtaaacggaaaagtaatataaatacgcctgttttgctcgacgaattatcacatatttttttcttcagtaataaaaatttatatttaaattataattataattttaaatttaagtttaataataataaagtatattcgagggtgttttaattcgggttttaaaccactttaagctaaggaaatattgggtattgttcggggtattgttcttgaatccaaggccaaccatacagtcgtctaccatcattacgtctacgcaatttgcctacaatattgagtctcaatattgaactgtgagtttatagatccctttttaaatgctttaaatatttttgggctgagaatacatgtaatttattttaaaaacaatggacataaGTACATACTTATTCTACACTGAgtaaaaccgaaaatcccttagctttggtaactagtagctgccagtacataggatgtggactggtgggcgcgaataattgtatatggatccatagggcttgtcatccccgtccgagctagagcactagccttttaacggacgtatgttatttgagtttaagacacgttggttttcgtgtattaaaacgaatggggtaattatcactatagcgttaagtttagttaccagggtgctctgttatgtagaatctattgataaacttttgatgaaatcttgtggtctatctttatatatgtttatgactcgagcaattaaacctataactcaccaacattcgtgttgactttttagcatgttttattctcaggtccttagaatgcttccgctgtgatgtgcttgttgcctgcatggagtctctcatgctttgtacaaagtttattgcattcaaaataaaactgcgttgtgtaataaataattggactgtgatgtcaacctgtaaattaaagacttatgtatttcggggttttgcttatacctaagcactcgcccacatgtttataactttctatgtttagaaagtcacttattttaatgaatgcaatattttatcaaaacgtatcatatagaggtcaaaacctcactgtggaatcaatgattaacgtgccgcgtcaatagcgattttgacgggtcgttacacaatggtttaagatttgactagcttcatctccgaatacgcatcgacgtactattccatcgggacaacttttaaataaatgtggatcttcctaaaaatagtgttttatatcactaaagaatttctttcgtttttggtacgacaaccctttttcaaggaatccacatactaagtagtttgcatagtctgcaaaccatggaatttcattataatcgatcttcaaaagatattcatcaggaaagttatcttgtatagccgattcatttagaatttctaattcaggattttcaagacgagaaagatgatcagcggcgagattttctgctccctttttgtctcggatttcaatatcgaactcttgtaagagtaagatccaacgaattaatcgtggtttgacatcttgtttcgaaaataggtatctaagagcagaatggtcggtatagaccaccgtttttgctagaacgagatatgaacgaaatttgtcaaaagcaaagacaatagtaaggaattctttttcagtagttgtgtaattcgtttgtgctccttgtaacgtcttactagcgtaataaataggttgaaatcatttttcaatcatttgtcctaaaacggctcccattataaaatcacttgcatcgcacatgagttcaaatggtagattccaatttggagttatcatgatcggcgcattagtgagtttttctttaagaatattaaaatatttgatgcattcatccgaaaagatgaatggagcatacttttctaggagtttattcataggagtggtaattttagaaaagtattttatgaaacgtcggtaaaaatcggcatgccctagaaaacttctaactcctctaacattggtgggatgtagaagtttagcaattacatctactttagctctatccacttcaattccttcctttgaaattttatgaccaagaacgatgccttctttaaccatgaaatggcatttctcccaattaagaactagatttgattgttcgcatctaataagcattcgttcaagattaactagacatgattcaaatgtatcaccgaagactgaaaagtcatccatgaaaaattccatgcattcttctatcatgtcgtgaaaaatcgccatcatgcacctttgaaaggttgcaggggcgttgcaaagtccaaatggcatgcgtttgtacacaaaagtaccataagggcatgtgaacgtggttttttcttggtcctaggGTGCGATTGgattttgaaaatatccggagaaaccgtcaagaaaacaatagtaactattcccggctaatctttccaacatttgatcaatgaaaggtaagggaaagtgatcttttctggtggtgtcatttaattttctataatcaatacagacacggcatcctgttacagtcctagtaggaataagctcatttttttcatttgtgatgacagtcatgccacccttcttaggtacgcattgaactgggcttacccatggactatcagaaattggataaattaaacctgcatctagcagtttaataatttctttcttaataacatcttgcatattaggatttagtcttcattgacgttgcacatatgttttatgaccttcttccataaggattttatgtgtgcaatacgaaggacttatgcctttaatgtcatgaatcttccatacaatagctggtttatgagcttttaacacagaaatgagttgagatttttcatttttcgtaagagaagacgatattattacaggtaattcagattcaccatgtaaataagcctattccaaatggtttggatgtggctttaactctaatgtcggtggttcttctatcgatgatttgtatcgatatctgtcttcctcttttagcatttgaagttcttctgttgttggttcataatcattagccatgagcgTAGCTAAcaattcagcttcatcaattggttcagttccttctcctaaagaacattctcatgttccttgtaattctggaaattcttctaacaattctgcatgtgaatctatagtttgaatataataacatgtatcatctgcagattgcggttgttgcatggctctatccacagaaaaggtaacactctcgtcctctatacttagggtcagtttcttacccaacacgtctattattgctttagccgtgtttaagaatggtcttcctaatatgagaggaactcgagaatcttcttccatgtccagaataacaaaatctactggaaatactaaagtaccaattttaactagcatgttctccattatccctctaggatattttactgatcgatcggctagttgtatgcttattcgtgttggtttcaattctccaaggtctagtttagtgtataatgaatatggcattaaatttatactagcacctaaatctgccaatgcttctattgaactaagactacccagaaaacatggaattgtgaaacttcctggatctgataatttttctggtatcttattcaacaacactgcagaacaattagcattcattgtaacagccgagagttcttccattttctttctatttgtgattagatctttcaagaatttagcataccttggcattcctgaaatcacatcaatgaaaggaagattagcatttatttgtttaaacatatccaagaatttggattgctcggcttcaagtctttcttttctcattttactcgggtaaggaagtggtagttggtatggtttaacataaggcttagccttaactgcgttatcttcattaaccttttcaattaccggttctgtttccttatcttgctcaggctgtggttcttgtggagtaggaatagagtcatcataaattttaggtatttcaggtggtttaagtgtaataccacttctcgtggtaatggctttagctgtttcatttcgggggttagcatttatatcgctaggtagactccccggttttctttcacctatcaaccttgctaggttgctcacttcttgttccagattttgaattgaagcttgttgatttctaaatgcttgagcattttgttcattagtttgtttctgagatgtgaaaaactgcgtttgagattcaactagcttcgacatcatatcttctaaatttggctttttatcatcggtttgtggtggtttatttggaaaaataggtctttgctgattgtaagtattattagatacttgttgattgctaggaccttgttggttattgtatggaacatttcggttataattctgattttgattgtagtttggtcttggcggttgataattattctgataattatttccaggcctttggttcatgtatgaaacattctctcgttgttccattgtttgttcaatactgagacaatattttgtcaaatgtggtcctccacactgctcacaactaattcgtattgcgtgaatatctttagtcatcttttccattcgtctctcgaaagcatctatctttgcggacatggaatcaaagtcatggctagaatcggctctagccgctttagatgatctaacgatatctttttcttgatgccactcatgtgagtgggaagcagtgttatcaataattttgtaagcttcagttgcggttttcttcataatggaaccaccagctgctatgtcgatgtcttttcgtgtagtgatgtcgcatccttggtaaaatatttgtactatttgataagtgtctaaaccatgttgcgtacatcctcttaacaacttttcaaatcttgtccacgcctcatatagagtttcatttggcttttgtgtgaacgtaactatttctctttgaagtctcacggctttagataccggaaagaattgtttatgaaaattttcaactaaaacatcccatgtatcaatcgccccttcaggtaacgattctaaccaatctttggcttctccctttaaagtccaggaaaataacatgagatagatctgttcatcctcaacttctcttattttgaatagagtacaaatcctattaaaggttcgaagatatttgtttggatcttcctttggcgcaccactaaattggcattgattagttaccatgtgtaggatttgtcctttgatttcataatatggcgcattaatgtctggttgagtaattgcgtgaccttggccagtgcgtttagccctcattcgttcttccatacttagagtttccagattttccatgattgaatttgttgaagctgaatcactagaggattctgattcaatggtttcttcctcgacaatttctggatgagtgatttgtggttcaggaggaatgattagtggttcaggatctctgaattgtccctgaatatcctccggattctcaattgtgaggtcgggttcaaaaaatggattatcggaaatttgaattggagtaattggtcgactagatgacgattctaaagaaaaatcaacggcgacaatattggctagatgtcttgatcgagttacaggtggtgaacgtatgaaaggtggtgaacgttttgctcggtgcattcactgaatatcctattagttataaaagataaaaattatataagttatcaaattaatagacttttctgattttgcccacatttcgaatagccaatagatgcagcaggtagccaggaccctttaaatcggaagcccacaactcaccactaacaaatccaactattactacgaaccagaaaattttggatgtctatcaatttaaccgcttaaaataatttttcgtcgaagttttaaagaaaataaaaaaaattctatgtcctaaaaactagagcgttgagaaataagaaagaaaaagaatgcgtcgaaaaataagaagtcgaaaaataataataatgtagcgcgtcgaaacttaaaagtctaaaaactaaatattaaaagttgcgtctaaaggaaataaaacttaaaggaattctatatccaaaatggaaataacttaattaggcactaaaatctattaaatactaaagcgataagtgacgtcgtaaaattctaaagcgcctaaatcttaatctaaagaaaaaacacttaaggaattttacggcaaagcttagaaatctagaaatataaaaataaactacggcaaagtactaaacttaaaactaattacgaacgataaaattacgattaaacgattaaaaagatacaaaattaaaaaaaaaaataaagttataaaaatacaatttttataaaaatattatttttatattattatttaataaaagtattaattttatatattaatcaaacttatttaaaacttaaatatacaaatttaattaaaactaaaattaattatattaaattactaaaccctaattataattaataataattagttttttaaccctaatttcgtaataaatgagGTACCAGGTCGCagatgtcagacggctccgcgagtgcggatgttttctgaccaaaaactccgcgagtgcggaggatgcaaaTTCAAATGAGCTGCAGGCTCAAATTACGCAGGTTCAaagtttaatattttttttttactttttttacttttaattttttttttatattttatgtttttagtttttataaaatataacttaaataaaacttatattttaacaattacttattagatttttataattctaaaaaaaaataaactttttaattaaaacacctaaatagatatatatatattttttatgtttttatatttttgtttttaatatttaaaacttatatttttacaaaaatagattaaaacttaataaaaatctttttttttatagaaaaatagcgtttcgcttcggcgatccccggtggcggcgccaaaaatacttgatgtgtgcgaggtagtatacgaaatagttatatttttattgcaaaaatactattaaatacgatacaattttacacaaattatttatttatttatagagtggatatacctaaaccttgctacaacacttataggcagtgtacctaatcgtacagtagtgtagtttttagtaagtctggttcgttccgcagggatagCTAAGTTTAgctgtttaacgctatatttttaaactatatttgtatatatatatatatatatatataagtagtattattattattataaaaaggggatttttaccgtttaatgaccggtttgtcgattttaaaactttagtcacaattaaaacctaatgtaaaatattaaatatacaaataacttaatttaaagcgtaaagtaaatgacgataataaaattgcgataaattaaagtacgataataaaaatgacgataaataaaattgcgataattaaaaagtacgataattaaaaatgaagataaataaaattgtgataattaaaaagtacgataattaaaaatgcaataagatataaaataaaggcattatgcttatttaaacttccgtaatcatgatgttcaacgtgttgattttaatttattaccatgggttaattgtcctttgtcctgaattattcgatatgtccatactgttttgtccataatagtccatcagtcataaatataaagtgcgagagtcctcgtcaaattatccttatacccgaagtcaaatattccaactaattggggattcgaattgtaacaaggtcttaatactttgtttaatgaatacaccaggttatcgactgcgtgtaatccaaggtttcaatactttgttaacaattacaccaattacccttgaatgtaatccacccctgtttcaacgagtccattgactattaatccatccccgtgtccggtaaaatgaacaattattggtatttatagatatcccgcccaccgtatccgattaagcgtatgtggttatttatagatacgtcgaattgtaacctttaatattaaattaacgaggtatcgtttagttaatataaaacccattaatagcccatagtctaattttcacaagtgtcgttcttttgtccaaaccccaattatggtacaaagcccaataaccccgtctttaatatttagcccaacatcatgattacttcggcttaaataagcataataataacttagctacgagacattaatttaaaaaggttgaacataacttacaatgagtattaatagcgtagcgttacacggatagagtttcgtcttacaaacttaaaacattcgccactataaccttattattattaaacttaaattaaaattaaaattataaaatataaatataaatatatcgtagatagatagatagatagaaaaaggtgtttttaatcgatcagaatgcgcggccttttataggctcacgtttaactgttgagctccgcgagtgcggagattttcttcatcacagctccgcgagtgcggaggtctggattccagctcatagatcaaattcaaaacgtgggctacgtataattataatatataataatatatataattaattatatattatattatattcttgtgcatagttgacttgtaatttttggtccgttgcgtcgcgcgctgaaagttggttcatgtctcagttccggattttcgaacgccttttcgtataatttaatatcttgtactttgctttttgcggcttgtactctggtaatttttagacgtttctcatcaataatttgaaccacttggattgcactttgtactttttagctttttggtcatttgcgtcttcaattcgtcgaatctgtcttttgttttcaccttttattatttaaacgaatataacttgtaaatagaacaattgcaactaaaaacttgtctttcttgaaggataatgctatgaaatatatgttcgtttttagcattatcagcttccTACTCCCGTGCCGGGTATTCGGATTGGTAACGCTTCGACGACAAAGGTCTCTTCATATGCGATTGAAAATCGGGGAGGCAAGAAATTAAATTGGTTGAAGGTTGACGGTGTGGTTGTTAAGCCGATCATAAAGACTCGGATAGATAAAGGTAAAGCGGTTGTCGAGTAATTGTTTGAGCGTTTTTGGTTCGTTTTGTTTTTGTAGTGTTTGGTTAGATCTGGATTTTGTATTGGTTCTTGTTTTTTATTGTGATCCATGTTCGTTTTTAGTGTTACGGTTGCTCAAGGATCGGGATTAGTTAGCTTAGGCTCTTTGTTTAGCATTTGGATACTGCTTCCGAGCCTTGGTCTGTGTTTGGTTCAATTGTATCTTTGTTCGTCTTCTTCATCGATTGATGAAAAGACTTAAtttatgttatcgttattttagcaaaaaataaataatatatatatatatatatatatatatatatatatatatatatatatatatatatatatatatattaataataataataataataataataataataataataataataataataataataataacttaaaaatgTTGTAAGCTCGTTCTTTTTGTTAGCTTAAAAGCTTTCAAATATCATCTTGATTATTGAAGCTCgaaagctcaagttgataagcaaaTAAGTAGTTAGATATAAGCTTATTTGCTTTTTTTTTCCCGAAAAGCCAGCGAAACTTTTATTAATACGAAAATGAGAGGCCAAGCATTGCGCTCAACCTCTAAATAGTACAAACACGAACAAGGCCGTTTTGAAGTTATTAGGCCGCATACAAACAACAAGTAGGTTGTAGAGATAATAACCGAGCAACGCCACAGTGACACGAGCTAAAAACACGAAACAAACAAGAAACAAGACAACTGCGTCACTAGGAAGCATATACACAAGGATTAGTTAGCTATTGAGTCCAATCAATCTTCAAATTCTTGATGCGCGATGAGATCCACTCGAAGGATTTTAGTTGAATTTCCATTAAAGCCGTAGCACCATTCCAAGATTTCTTTGTAAATACTTTGAGATTTTATTGGCTTTTTGAAATGTGAATAAGTGTGCGCTTATGAGAACGATTTGGAGCTGAatgaattataatataaataattcaaGGTCTCTAAATAAACTTGATCCTAAATGAAAAATAGATTGTTTAATAATTACTTTGAATAAACGATGTGAATTGGTTAAATTTACCATATTAGCGTGTTACAcgaataaaaaattcaatatagTTATTTATTAAATGTTTTGgatatgatttttgatgaggatagtacATAACCTTTAAGTGCTTGATGATTAACATAATGTATTGAATGTTGAACTAATGATGCGGCACATGATAATTGCACGAGGATAGCAAGTGATGATGACGTCACTACTAACTTAAAAAGTGCAACCAAACACTAAGCAAACGAATTCAAGTATTCAACATATAGGATAGGAAACTATTAAATGTTGGTTCTAATCTGGTTACATCACTATGGATGTCATGTATCCCAAAGAAACTAAATGTTTTCATTTAGAGGCCATACAAAAGTTAAATTTGCAACAAGACCAAATTTGACGAATCTTGGTATCCCTTGAGAGTCCACTTTATGCCCTTTTTGCGAGTCTTCCTCCGAAGACAGACataatttatttgttaattaaaagTTGGTAATATTATTGTGGAGAAACGTATTAGCTTGGTGGGGATGTACTGGTTTAATTTCGGATGGTTTATCCAACACAATTAGGGCTAATTTTCAAATGAACTCGGTTAACGCTAATAAGGTCTTGTTGGCTACAAGATATATTCTATTATGGCTTATATAGAAGTGGTGTAACTAGTTAATTCACAGTCCTCGTGAGCAGTGACAGTCGATCCTGAGCGAAGATATTAGCGTGAACTTGGGTAATGTATGGTTAAAATGGTAGTGGCAAAGAACCATGTGTTATAGCTCATGTGATAGTGTCCTGACTCTCTTAGCAAGAGGTCGGGAGTTCGACTTCCCGTGGGGTGCAgtattgcacacaaggttgcccctttACCCTTGAATTACACTCAAGGGTACCTTTCGCACATCGTGTTGCGGGGGCAGTGTGGGATGGGGGTTTTACccgccatgccctcggattgggtcGGGTTTCCTTCTCGGCAGCAGTTGACAGCATGTTATGTAACTGTGAGGATGAACGCGTAAGTGGTTAAGTCCCAATCCCGtactcccaaaaaaaaaaaaaaaaaaaaaagaaaaaaaaaaaaaggggctgGCAAAGTAAGCTGGTCAACTAGTTACATATGGTTGGTTTGACTATTGGGTACTCCATAACCTAACTTATATCGTCATTAACGACGCTGCTAAACATCGATATTATCGAACAACAAAACAATAATACTCGTAATCACCACCTTCAAACTCACACACATCAGCGATCTGTATTCCAAATTCGAAGCCATGTCTGCATTTTCAAATTCCTTGATTTCACCAAATCAATTATCATCTGGTATTCTTCTTAAATTCATTCATCAGCATTGTGTTTTGATTAATTTAGTAGAAAATTCATGACTTTATATGTTGTTTGATAGAATTTTTAGAACCCTAACTTTTTGCATTCTGTATTActccttattaatattaattactcaCTAACTTCTTCTTAGGGTTTAGTTTGTATACTGAAAAATGCTTACTCCGTATGTTGTTGTTACATAAGTAGATCATGATTTAATTGGGTATAGCTTATTTTAGTACTTACAGTTGATTTAATTTTGTATAAGATAAAAGATGATAAATTTATGTAAGACCATTTTTAAAAATAAGCATTAACCAAATACTAGTATTAGTACCATCATCAGAAATATGGAAATGGCTTTTAAAAATGGTTCACTAAAGTTACAAAGTTTGATTGTGGTCATTGAATACAAAATATGTTTGTTATACATATGTGATGAACAATTCAGACATCTAATAAATTGGTTTATCATTAATTAAAGGCTTTAAAAATGTAATTACATAAGTATCAATTTGTTTCGAAGTTCATTTTATTGATTAGATCTTGATGATGTGGTGTTGTTGTAGGTTCAGATTTGAAGTCGCTTGACCAAAGCGCTAAATTGTTGTTTGGACAAAGCCATGTGAGTAGTGTACAATTACGCTCATCTAAAAGGACAATTTCTATTCAAGCAAGATATAGGTAACTGTTACTTTCTTGATTCTTTTGtcctatgtgtatgatattttttcaTGAACACTCGATCGTTTTCTATAATAATTATGTATGTACTATGATATATAAATAAGTTATTGTTTTAATCATCTCTAGTGACGATGGAAGATCGAGCGGTGCGAGTGCCGCCTTTGTCGGTGGCTTTGTTCTTGGAGGATTGGTTGTTGGTACACTTGGTCTTGTGTATGCACCTCAGGTTAGAATTTTATATAAATTCGTTTATTACATTGAAAACGCCAACTTAATCCTACTTGTTGATATTGTCATGATTCATGAagttaaaaaattaaataaaacgtTATATTGGTTTTAATCAGATAAGCAAGACAATATCAGTAGCAGGAGCTGACAAAAAGGAGTTGTTGAAGAAGCTGCCTGCTTTCATTTATGATGAAGAAAAAGCTATGGAGGTagacattttttttcttcttcatattaAGTGAGTTTTTTCTTATGATAGGACTTGGATAGAAAATAGTACTGATAGATTGAACAGTAAAATGGAATAACAGATGGTAACTATTATTGACTGAGGCCTAACAGTTTCGTGCTAACCATCACAATATGTCCTAGTTTTTGGCTTTATAATATTCTTAAAAGATTTCTGATGTTCAAACCTCACAAGCAACACATCTTGAGGTGGTCAGGGAAATGGTCGGAAACGGTCACGCGATAACCTTGTTAGGCAGCGTACGTACATTTGAGGGGGTAGCATACACAGGGAAAACCTTTTCCGTTTAGTTTAGCTTAGTAATAGTTTTGTGCTCAAAATTGTCTTTGTATTGGTATACATAGATGCTGGTTTTAACCAATTTACATGAAAGTTGGTTGATTCGGGAAAAATTGAAATAACCAAAATTGAAAGAAAAAAGGTCAAACAATTGAAAACTTTTTAATTGATTTATTTATAAATCTAGAACCTTATTCTAAtatggagtaattattattattatttaatcattattactatactattactaatattaataccgAGTGATGTGATGAAGTTTTCATGTTCGAGTATTTTTATTTCGGTGTACGTAGCCTAAGCGGATTAATCCGTGTCTGTTTCCAAACCCTTATGTGTTAAGATTTGAACTTGAGACCTCTTGTAAGGATCTAAGGGCCCCAACTATTGGGCTCTTAGTGATAGTTATATTTATTATCGAGTGAAAGGATAAATGTGTTGGTGGGTCAACCCAATCCGTTATCACATACCTTTAGAATTTGCACTTTTGACCTTAACACGTTTTGACTTGTCACCACACCTGTCCATCTTAGGACTACGATTGTACAGCCAATTACTCAACTCAACCTTTTAAATCGATACTTGAAGTAATAAACTTgatgtcatttttttttttttcttccagaAAACACGCAAAAAACTGTCCGAGAAGATAGCACAGCTGAACGATGCAATAGATGATGTATCTTCTCAGTTAAAATCAGACGACGAGGAGTCAACCGCAAATGGTGCAATCGTTCCTGAAAAGTCCCAGTCTGTTGCCTGATAACATGGTGTGTTTATAACATCATAATAGTCATCAGTCATCTTCATaccgataagcaatatttgttccATGAAATAATAGTGAACCTATTATGTTCTGTTTTGAGTTCTTGACAT from Rutidosis leptorrhynchoides isolate AG116_Rl617_1_P2 chromosome 9, CSIRO_AGI_Rlap_v1, whole genome shotgun sequence harbors:
- the LOC139868154 gene encoding uncharacterized protein; translation: MSAFSNSLISPNQLSSGSDLKSLDQSAKLLFGQSHVSSVQLRSSKRTISIQARYSDDGRSSGASAAFVGGFVLGGLVVGTLGLVYAPQISKTISVAGADKKELLKKLPAFIYDEEKAMEKTRKKLSEKIAQLNDAIDDVSSQLKSDDEESTANGAIVPEKSQSVA